CGCCAGACAGGGAAGGCAATGACGAACGGGTCTAGACCCCTTAATCAATTGTTAATCGTTAACCCATACTAGCAAAGAAGCAGTGCCCACACCGCAGTGTTTGGTTCTTGGCCAAGTCGGTCTAGTTGTCAGGGGACAGGGGAATGTATAGATTAGTGTGTAAGGATAAACTTTTAGGAATTTTTTAGATTATGGAAAGTGTTGCTTACATTCTGGTGCTGACCATGGCCCTTGCGGTCCTTTTCTTTGCGATCGCCTTTCGGGAACCCCCCCGCATCGAAAAATAGTCCAATTAAAGGGTCTTTTTTCCAGGTGTTTTTTGCCTGGACACTCCCTTAAAACCCCAGTTTTTACCTCTGTTTCAACCGTGGGCTAGCTTGACTTTGACGCAACATTCTTGTATGCGTTAGGTTGGGCTAAGCTCATTTTTTGTAGCCATTATGCAATGTCCTCACTGTCAGCACCACAATAGTCGAGTCCTTGAATCCCGTTCCAGCGAAGGTGGCCAAAGTATTAGGCGGCGGCGGGAATGTTTGGAATGTAAACACCGTTTCACCACCTACGAACGGCTGGAGTTGTTACCCGTCACGGTCATTAAACAAGATGGGGAACGGCAAGCCTTTGACCGCTCCAAACTGCTGCGGGGTATGGTGCGGGCCTGTGAAAAAACTGATATTAATTTCCAGCGCCTAGAACACATTGTTGAAGAAATTGAGGCCAACTTACAGCAACAGCCAAAACGGGAAATTCACAGCGAGGCAATCGGGCAAATGGTGTTGCAATATTTACGCCAGGAAAGCGAAGTGGCCTATATCCGTTTTGCTTCTGTTTATGGGCGATTTCAAGGCATTGCAGATTTCGTTGATACCCTAGAGCAACTGCAACGAGAACAATATCCTGAACGGCAATATTTGACCATGACTTAGAATCCGTTGATGGGGCTTCAATCTCTCCCTTAGCCAATGACTCGTCGTCAGTTAGCTACTGATAAATCTAGAGAATTAGCCGGTCATAAACTTAGCGACAACCCACTAGGGTGGCCGTGTAAGTTTTGCCCAATGAGTCTAGCCCGTTAACAAAAAGATTTACCTGATAGGGTTGTTCTTCTGGGGTAGCATTACCGACAATTTCCAAGGGAGTATTAGGTTTAAAGACAAAAGCTTGTTGATTAAAAATTTCTGACGCAGTCTGGTCGCTATATTTTAAAAACATTCGAATATCAAAGGGGGTAGATTCGGCAGAGGTTACCGTCATCACGAATTTTTTAAAAACTGTTCCCCCTGGTACGGCCCAATCGGTATTCCAATTATTACGAGTTATGTTAATTCCCAACATGCCTAGAGGCCCTGCGGGAATAGTCGGAACAGCGACGGTTTTAGTCACACTATTACCTTGACCTCCCACCAAAGGGATGGGCACACAGGTTTCGCCGTGGCCAGGAGTGGCCAGACCCAGTGACAGAGCAATGCCGGCCATGGCCAGGGTTAGGGGCCTAGTTAGGGGAGACATCGAAGTTAGCCAGGGGAAAGGGTAATTAATCATCAGAAGAGTTGGTCTGAAAATTAGTGAATATTGGCGGATATAGGCAACACTTAGTGATGTTGGCAAAACGGCTAGCTCACCCACGACTTATCTCTCACCAGTCAGCCTAGTAGTCAAAATTATCCATTTAGGGTCGGCATTTTTGGCTGGGCAAACCTAAGGTTCCGCCACTGTCTCGAAGTAGGTCTTAGCCTTTTCCGGGTCGGGGATCATGGTTTTGTCTCCTTCCTGCCAATCCACTGGGCAAACTTCGTTGGGGTGAGATTGCACATGGCGAATGGCTTTTAGTACCCTCAGAGTTTCGTCCACACTCCGGCCAAAGGAGAGATTGTTGACGGTGGCGTATTGTAAGATGCCTTCCCGGTCAATAATGAATAGTCCCCGCAGGGCAATGCCTGCATCGGGTTCGAGGACATTATAGGCTTGGCTAATTTCTTTTTTGAGATCTGACACTAGGGGATAGTTAATGTTGCCGATGCCCCCCATTTTCCGTTCGGTCTGAATCCAGGCCAGGTGTGAAAATTCGCTGTCTACGGAGATGCCCACAACTTCCGTATCTAGGGCAGTAAATTCGCTATGGCGATCGCTAAAGGCAATGATTTCCGTGGGACAGACAAAGGTGAAATCTAGGGGATAGAAAAACAGCACCAGGTACTTACCACGGTAGGTGCTTAATTTGACGGTCTGGAAGCTTTGATCGACGATCGCCGTGGCGGTGAAATCCGGTGCCGGCTGTCCTACCCTTAATACCTCTGTCATTGCTGTTTGCTTAAAACTTGGTGAGTATTGAAATAACTGGAAAAACTTGCTTGATGGGATGGTTGGTAATTTGTCGTACCCTGTACCCAAGTCAGTCTAACCGTGGTCGGAGTCAATCCAGGGCAAGGCCAGAATCGTCGTCTTCCAAATCTTCAGTGGCGATCGCCTGGGGCAAGTTGTTGAGGAGATTGAGAATTTTATCGCCCCGTTCCAAAGAGCGGTCTTCTAAAAAGGAAACTTCTGGGGTGCGCCGTAAACGCATCCGTTGCCCCAGTTCTCGACGGACAAAGGGAGCGGCGGAGTGCAGTCCAGCCATGGTGGAGGCTTTGGCTTCAGGGGAGCCGTAAATGCTAACGAAAATTTTGGCGTGCTGTAGGTCGCCGGAAACTTCCACTTCCGTGACGCTAACCATGCCTGTGCCCACCCGGTCATCTTTGATTTCGTGGAGAAGCATTTGACTGACCTCCCGCTTAATTAGGGACGACACCCGGGAAACTCGACGACTGGTAGCCATAGACCTGCTCCTCGGCAACAAAAAAGTCCGAGCCTGGACAGATTAGCCCAAACTCCCTCTACACGGTCAATCCTAACATGGCCCGCAGAGTGAAATAGAGAAAAATGAATCCACTGACCAGCAGTCCCATCAGGGCGATCGCCCCGACACGATTTTTTAATAGGGGCTGGAGCCAAGTGAAAACGGAGAAAAAGATGCCCAGGGTAAAACTGATCAGATACCGGGGATAACGGGAAACGTTGGCTAAAAAATCACCCATGGTTATTGGTTGGCTGGAATGGTTCGTTCAACTTGATCACCCACAAGGTTAGGGTTGGCCAAGTCCGCTCCCCAGTGTAGCAAGAGACCTAGGATTATTAGTGGTTAAAGTTAAATACCTAACCGTTGCCGATAACTAGCCACAGTGTTAGCTAACAACAGAGTCACCGTCATGGGGCCAATGCCACCGGGCACAGGGGTGAGGTAACTGGCCACGGGCGCAACCCCCGCAAAATCCACGTCCCCCACCAGTGTCGATTTCCCCTCTCCTAAATCAAGACGGTTAATACCCACATCCACCACGATTGCCCCTGGTTTGACCATATCGGCGGTGACAAATTCCGGCTTACCGATCGCCGCTACGAGGATGTCTGCTTGCCGGGTGATATCGGCCAAGTTTTGGGTGCGAGAATGGGCAATGGTAACGGTGCAATTTTTCTCTAGCAACATTAGAGCCAGGGGTTTGCCCACCAAAATACTGCGCCCCAACACCACCGCATTTTTGCCCGTTAAATCAAGGTTATATTCCGCCAATAGAGCCATCACCCCCGCTGGAGTACAACTCCTTAGACCCTCTTCTCCCCGCACCAAATGACCCAAATTGACTGGATGCAACCCGTCTGCATCTTTACTGGGATCAATGGTGTGTAATAGTTTGACTGCATCGAGATGATCCGGTAGGGGCAATTGCACCAAAATGCCATCCACCCGTTCATCCTCATTCAAACTGGCGATCGCCGCCGTCAATGTTTCCTGGTCCGTATCAGCGGAAAAATGCTTGCCAAAGGAAACCATGCCCAATTTTTCACAGGCTTTTTCCTTATTGCGGACATAAACGGCACTGGCTGGATTGTCCCCCACCATCAACACCGCCAACCCCGGCGATCGATGGCCCTGGGCCACCAGTTGGGCAATGTCCCGTTGTAATTCCCCCTGCATTTTTTGGGCGAGGGCTTTACCGTCAAGGATTTGGCAGGATGGGGGTACGGCAGTCATGGGTAAAGGTAATTAAACTTAATAATTCAGGTGATTGATATGGCACACCTCGAAGGCTAATTTTAGGGGTTTCCTAAGGTTTTGTGACGGTTTTTTGGGGTTGGGCGGGAATAACTCTAGGAGTTTGCAATTCCTGGGCCCTGGCCACCAGGGCCAAATCATCGGAAAGTTGATTTAATTGCTGGGCATATTGCACCTGTTTCGTCAGATGTTCTGTGGTGGAAACCAAATTACTTAGTCCTTGAATAAGACGAATTAACTGCTCTCGCAAAGCTGGATTACCGGTGAGTTGATCCACATCGGAAGTGATTTTTTCTAGGTTCTGGGTGGCAGCCCGGGCGGATTCTAACAACTGCTGCAACAAAATAATGGTTTGGGGATCATTCAGGCGATCGGCAAATTGATTCAGATTCCCGGTCAATTCATTGGCATTATCAGCTACAGCTTTGAGATCGGCCAACGCTTGGTTAAGATTGCCCACCGTATCTTGTTCATTAACCTGAGTTAACAATTGCACCAAAGGGGGCTCTAGGTTTTTAACACTGATTTGTAACTGGTCGCTGGTGCCCTGGAGACTGGTGAGGGTAGCCCCCAGCCGTTGGTTATTAACTTCCAAAAAAGCTTGGATTTGCTCCGCCGCTGATCCGACAGAACGCAAACTGCGGTTAATTTCCGGAATAGTTCCCCCTTGGTTGAGGGTACGGACAGTGTCAGTGGCTTCCCGGCTCAAAACGGACAAGTCTTGGGCAGTTTGATCCACAGAGGCCAGGGTGCGACGAATGTTTTTGACTCCCCCATCCTGGTTAATTTCCCGCAGTAGGGTAGCCGCTTCATTACTAAACTGACTGATATCCTTGAGGGCTTCGGGGGTTTGGGTTGCAAGGGAGCGGATGGCATTGTTAATCTCTGGCTCACTGAAAAAGTCAGAAATACGCATCATGGCCCGAATTAGGGCATTAACATCCAACGCATCCTGCCCCATCAGGATGGAACCGTTGCAGATAATCACTTCCGGATTACAGTCCTTATCCAGGGGTTTATAGTTAACCTCCTGGGGTAAAACCACTTCACTGGGAATGATGTTAATAGATGTTTCACCAATTAACCCGGATTGACGTGCTTGGATTTCCGCACGACTGGAAATTAGGCGATCGGTGGGACTAATTTCCACTTCCACTGCCACCCCTTCCGGTTGGGGCGTGACGCTGACCACCTGACCAACCCTAACCCCCCGATAGTCAACCCTGGTGCCCACTAACATACCGGCTGCATCACTAAAAAGCACCGTGGCTCGGTAGGAACGGGAACCAAAACGAATATTTTTTAGCCACAGGGTACTGAATGCCAAAAGAATGAGAGCAGTCAGAATTAACAGGCCGATACTACTCTGTAACAATACGGGCGATAGGCGCTGGTTTCGTCCTGCTGTCATTGGGGTTAACTGAGAAAGTTGTGCTCGGGCCTCTCACAAGACTATTAAACTCTATTCCCCCGGTCAAAGTTCCACAGAGGAGCATATTTGGGCGCAGAGCTGGAGGTTTATGAGATTTGTAATGATGAGCGATGGGTGGTGATACGATCAGGCAAAACTAATTTAAATCCTCCCTGTGCTCTAATGGCCCCATCCTCGTCCTGTGATTGCATAATTGTCGGCTCAGGGTTGTCGGGATTGATCGCGGCCCGTAATTTATCTCGGGTTAACTATTCTGTCTTAGTTATTGAAGCCCAGGAACGCTTGGGGGGCAGAATGTATGGAGAATATTTGCCATCGGGACAATGGATTGACCGGGGAGGCCAATGGGTGGGCCCTACCCAGGATCGTTTTCTGGCCTTGCTTAATGAATACAACATAGAACGTTTTCCCAGTCCTGCTGATGGCTTAAAGGTATTGTTATTTGATGGGAAACGTTACGAGTTTGATGGTTTTTTTCAAGGAGTGTTCCAAGGGGAAGCGCCGAAAATAAGCTCTGATGAATGGAATGATGCCATGGTGGCATGGGAAAAATTTAATACCCTTGCCCAAAGTCTGGACGAGCAACATCCCGAAGCTACGCCAGAAAACAAAAAGTTAGACAGTCAAACCTTTGCCGATTGGATTAAAGAAAATACCCATACAGCATTCGGCCATTGGTATTTTTCCTATATGTGTCGTGCTGTGGGGTTTTTAGGCCCCGCCGAGCCTTCTCAGGTATCTCTTTTGCACATCCTATGGGGCCATAAATCTGCCTCCCAAGGGGAAAATCCAGAAGCAGAACTATTACATGGTGGGGCGGGACAAATTCCTCAAAAAATTGCCGCTGAATTGGGGAATTCCATCCTCTTAGGGGAACCGGTCATACACATTGCCCAGGACGACAAAGGGGTAGAGGTGACCACTACAACAGGAAAATATCAGGGAAAATTCGCCATTGTGGCAACCCCGCCCCATTTGGCCGGAAGAATTACCTATAGTCCCCCCATGCCTCCTCTCCGCCAGCAACTCACCCAAAGAGTACCCATGGGCACCTGCTGTAAGCTTTTGATTTCCTACGATCGCCCTTTTTGGCGGGAGAAAGGTTTAGCCGGTATTGGCTTGGGTAACACCACCTGGATCGAATTATGTGCTGATAGTTCCGATCCAACCACGGGAGTGGGAGTAATTGCTTCCTTCGTAGTTGGCGATCGGTATGGAAAATGGATTGCCATGGGCGAAGCGGAACGCCGTCAAGGAGTACTGTCAGATCTGGCTCTGTACTTTGGCGAGGAAGCTTTATCTCCTGAGACCTACGATGAAGTTGATTGGCCCAGTGAACAATGGGTTGGGGGAGGGTATGCCGCCTTTATGCCTCCCGGAGTCTGGACAAGTTTTGGCCAAGCCCTGAGCGCCCCTGTAGGTCGTATTCATTGGGCCGGGACGGAAATAGCCCCCCGCTGGGCTGGCTTTTTTGATGGTGCAATTCGTACTGGGGAAGCGGCGGCTAAAGCCATTATCGGTCTACTTTAGATCTGGCTGGGCGTTGGAACTTCAATAAAATGTTCCCTGCCTGCCATTGAGTCAAAATGCTTCAAAATCCGCCGATAACTGGTTGGGGGGTCAACGGTAAACAGGCAACGTAAAGTGAAAAGAACTACCCTGTTTGGGGCGACTGTCCACCCAAATTTGGCCGTAGTGGGCCTGGATAATTTTGCGACAGAGAGATAAACCTAAACCATAGCCATCGGTCTGTTCATCCCGTTGCAGTCGAAAGTGTCCCTCAAAAATGGTTTCTTGTTTGGAATTGGGAATGCCGGGGCCGTTGTCAGTGATGCTGACCTGAACTTTTTGGGTAGTACGATGGAGAGCTCCCACGGTAATGGAACCATGGGCAGGAGTGTACTTGATAGCGTTATCTAAAAGATTGGCAATTACTTGGCGAATTAATTCCTCATCGGCAAAAACATTTGGTAAGTCTTTGGGAATATCGTAGGTAATGGTGAGATTTTTTTTGCTAAATTTTGCTTGGTACAATTCCAGAACTTCTTGGCAAAGATCGGCGATCGCCAGGGGACGACCGTGAACTTGAAACTGAGAATTAAGATTTTTAGAAGCCTGTAAAATGTCTTCAATTAAGCGGTCCATAATTTTGAACTGCTTGCGAGCTTGATACAATAGTTGACTTCTGAGGGCAGGTTTCTGTTCTTCGATGGGTTTGTGTTGTAACAATTCCAAGGTATCAACGGCAATGGAGGCGGCGGTGAGGGGACTGCGTAAATCGTGGGCCAACATGGCCAGAATCTGATCCTTGAACTGTATTTGTTGGAGCAATTCTTCCTTATCTTTCTTCAGCAGAAAAAGTTCGTCGGACATTTTCATCAGTTCCCCGGAATAACCCACGGAGGAAATTTCCCGGGGACAACTGGGGGATTGCCCCGTATCCTCTGGGTTAGGATCCATCGCCAATTCCTGTTGCCAGCGGGGCCACCATTTTTGCAATTGTTGGATGATATTACTGCCAGCTAAAACCTGCCGTGGTTCTGGTTGTAGTTTAATCAAGGAGGGGGTGGCGACCAGACGAAAATGCTCTACGAGGTGGGGATGTTTACTGATTTGCAGAATTTGGAGGTCATGGCTGTGTCCATCCAACAGGTTAGTCAGGCATTGACCAATTTCCTGCACACTGTCTTGGGAGTTGGGGCGATCATCGATGAACAGTAAAAACTGCAACGGCACAGAAGACGCATTACCAAGTTCAGAGGAGGAGGACATTGCAGGGCTTTCGGCTTTTAAAGACAGGGTGTCCGGACTGATAAGGTCCAGTCTGAATCTAGGTAAATGGGGTTATTCTTACCAACTAAAACCGTGATAATTCCGACTGTCCTCACCATAGATGAGCAGACCATGACCATAATTGTCAACGATCAGGGGGCATAAAATCCGTTTCAAATTGCTTGCGGGTGATGGGCTGGGCAATCATTAACCCTTCTCCTCCTAGTACTGTTAGAGGTTCTCCCTCCACTAGTAAACGAACAGGAAGATTGGGGTCTGTACTGGTAGCGGTGTAAATAATTTGTCCCAGTCTGGCAATCATACTTTGACTCCCTCCCCCTGCGGTGAATTGGGCTGATAGGTCAACGTTGATGCCGGTGGCGGTTTTGGTGAGGCTCAGAAGGCTGGTATTGGGGGGAATGGCGGAAATGTCGCTGTCAGGAGCGGCTAATAGGGTTTTCAGGGCTCGTTCCGTCTGTACTTCTGGTGGATCATTGTTGGGGGGAATGTTTTGGGGCACAAAGGCGATCGCCGTGTCATTGTTGTTAAGCCAGTAAATTTGTGCTTGCCCAGGGACGGCCTTGTCGGGCTTATCGGGGTCCACTGTGACCGTGGGGGAACGTTGGGAAAGATTAAATCCAGTCCAGAAGGCAAAGCCGGTGCCAACCAATGCCACCATCAGAGCGGCCAGAGCAAAGCCGGTCAGGGACGAAGATGATTTTTGTTCGCTCATGATTTTTTCCACCAGTGCCGGAACTAATTCCAGTTTATCTTCTCGATTGGACTAGATTGAAAGCCAGGGCGGCATTAATTCGGCTTCAAGCAGTTGAGTTTGGGGGTTAGTTCCTCGTTGGTTAATGGTGACGACCCCGGACGACGTAAACTGGGGGTTGGCAAATTTTGTTGTGACCTTCATCGTTAAAGATTGGAATCGTGCGAAAAATCATTATTGCGGGCAATTGGAAAATGCATAAGACGCAGGCGGAGGCCCAAGCGTTTTTGCAGGGGTTTAAACCTTTAATCGAAGATGCGGCGGAAAGTCGTGAGGTGGTGTTGTGTGTTCCTTTCACCGATTTGAGCGGCATGTCCCAACAACTCCATGGCGGTAGGGTCCGCCTAGGGGCACAAAATGTCCATTGGGAAGCGAGTGGGGCCTACACAGGGGAAATTTCAGCGGCTATGTTGACGGAAATCGGTATTCATTATGTGGTTATCGGCCACAGTGAACGACGGCAATATTTTGGGGAAACGGACGAAACTGCCAATTTGAGAGTATTGGCGGCCCAAAAGGCGGGCTTAATTCCCATTCTGTGTGTGGGGGAAAGTAAGGCGCAACGGGATGCCGGAGAAACGGAACAGGTTATCGTTGACCAAGTGAAAAAAGGCTTGGTGAATGTGGATCAATCTAACCTAGTCATCGCCTACGAGCCGATTTGGGCCATTGGTACAGGGGACACCTGTGCGGCAACGGAAGCCAATCGGGTTATTGGGCTGATTCGGGAACAGTTAACTAATTCCCAGGTCACCATCCAGTATGGCGGTTCGGTCAATGCCAACAATGTGGATGAAATTATGGCCCAACCGGAAATTGATGGAGCCTTGGTGGGAGGAGCTAGTCTGGAACCCCAGAGCTTTGCCCGCATTGTTAATTTTCAGCCCTGAGTAGATTGATTGACGGGTGTGATGAAGCTTAGTCAGTGGTTAGGTTTAGCTTGTTTGGCAATGGCGGCCTATGTGGCTTGGGAAATCCGCCAACTGTTGTTACTGCTTTTCCTGGCCATTGTGCTGAGCACTGCCCTCAATCGTTTAGTTAAACAATTACAAACCTGGGGAATTAAACGGCCTCTGGCCCTAGCTATTACCCTGATCACCGTCACAGTGGCGGTGGTTTTATTTTTTCTGTTAGTTATTCCCCCTTTTTGGGAACAACTGCAAATTCTCATCGGTTCCCTGCCTAAAGTTGGCGATCGCCTGGAGAATTTTTTTGAAGACTGGCACGACCGGATGGAGGTGAAATTTTTTAGCCAAGCTTTTTCCGTCGATGATCTGCCGGACTCCATTTCCGCCCTGGGGGCCAATGCCCTTAGTTCCCTGATTAACCTATTTTCCAATTCCGTCACCGCTGTCCTGCAAATAATCTTCATCCTGGCGATCGCCGTGATGATGTTGCTTTCTCCCCAAGCCTATCGACAGGGCACCCTAAAATTATTTCCCTCCTTTTACCGCCGCCGGGCCGACGAAAT
The genomic region above belongs to Synechocystis sp. PCC 6803 substr. PCC-P and contains:
- the tpiA gene encoding triose-phosphate isomerase; the protein is MRKIIIAGNWKMHKTQAEAQAFLQGFKPLIEDAAESREVVLCVPFTDLSGMSQQLHGGRVRLGAQNVHWEASGAYTGEISAAMLTEIGIHYVVIGHSERRQYFGETDETANLRVLAAQKAGLIPILCVGESKAQRDAGETEQVIVDQVKKGLVNVDQSNLVIAYEPIWAIGTGDTCAATEANRVIGLIREQLTNSQVTIQYGGSVNANNVDEIMAQPEIDGALVGGASLEPQSFARIVNFQP
- a CDS encoding AI-2E family transporter; the encoded protein is MKLSQWLGLACLAMAAYVAWEIRQLLLLLFLAIVLSTALNRLVKQLQTWGIKRPLALAITLITVTVAVVLFFLLVIPPFWEQLQILIGSLPKVGDRLENFFEDWHDRMEVKFFSQAFSVDDLPDSISALGANALSSLINLFSNSVTAVLQIIFILAIAVMMLLSPQAYRQGTLKLFPSFYRRRADEILTQSESSLGNWLTGIVINSFFIASLSGIGLWILQIKLVLVHALMAGILNFIPNIGPAASVVFPLMIAVLDAPWKIIAVLILYFLIQNVESYWLTPIVMAKQVSLLPAVTLIAQLFFASIFGLLGLILALPLTVVLKTWIEEALFKDLLDNWQ
- a CDS encoding L-amino acid dehydrogenase, whose translation is MVIRSGKTNLNPPCALMAPSSSCDCIIVGSGLSGLIAARNLSRVNYSVLVIEAQERLGGRMYGEYLPSGQWIDRGGQWVGPTQDRFLALLNEYNIERFPSPADGLKVLLFDGKRYEFDGFFQGVFQGEAPKISSDEWNDAMVAWEKFNTLAQSLDEQHPEATPENKKLDSQTFADWIKENTHTAFGHWYFSYMCRAVGFLGPAEPSQVSLLHILWGHKSASQGENPEAELLHGGAGQIPQKIAAELGNSILLGEPVIHIAQDDKGVEVTTTTGKYQGKFAIVATPPHLAGRITYSPPMPPLRQQLTQRVPMGTCCKLLISYDRPFWREKGLAGIGLGNTTWIELCADSSDPTTGVGVIASFVVGDRYGKWIAMGEAERRQGVLSDLALYFGEEALSPETYDEVDWPSEQWVGGGYAAFMPPGVWTSFGQALSAPVGRIHWAGTEIAPRWAGFFDGAIRTGEAAAKAIIGLL
- a CDS encoding photosystem II reaction center protein T; its protein translation is MESVAYILVLTMALAVLFFAIAFREPPRIEK
- the rbfA gene encoding 30S ribosome-binding factor RbfA, translating into MATSRRVSRVSSLIKREVSQMLLHEIKDDRVGTGMVSVTEVEVSGDLQHAKIFVSIYGSPEAKASTMAGLHSAAPFVRRELGQRMRLRRTPEVSFLEDRSLERGDKILNLLNNLPQAIATEDLEDDDSGLALD
- a CDS encoding GerMN domain-containing protein, producing MSEQKSSSSLTGFALAALMVALVGTGFAFWTGFNLSQRSPTVTVDPDKPDKAVPGQAQIYWLNNNDTAIAFVPQNIPPNNDPPEVQTERALKTLLAAPDSDISAIPPNTSLLSLTKTATGINVDLSAQFTAGGGSQSMIARLGQIIYTATSTDPNLPVRLLVEGEPLTVLGGEGLMIAQPITRKQFETDFMPPDR
- a CDS encoding DUF751 family protein, translating into MGDFLANVSRYPRYLISFTLGIFFSVFTWLQPLLKNRVGAIALMGLLVSGFIFLYFTLRAMLGLTV
- the nrdR gene encoding transcriptional regulator NrdR, coding for MQCPHCQHHNSRVLESRSSEGGQSIRRRRECLECKHRFTTYERLELLPVTVIKQDGERQAFDRSKLLRGMVRACEKTDINFQRLEHIVEEIEANLQQQPKREIHSEAIGQMVLQYLRQESEVAYIRFASVYGRFQGIADFVDTLEQLQREQYPERQYLTMT
- the folD gene encoding bifunctional methylenetetrahydrofolate dehydrogenase/methenyltetrahydrofolate cyclohydrolase FolD, coding for MTAVPPSCQILDGKALAQKMQGELQRDIAQLVAQGHRSPGLAVLMVGDNPASAVYVRNKEKACEKLGMVSFGKHFSADTDQETLTAAIASLNEDERVDGILVQLPLPDHLDAVKLLHTIDPSKDADGLHPVNLGHLVRGEEGLRSCTPAGVMALLAEYNLDLTGKNAVVLGRSILVGKPLALMLLEKNCTVTIAHSRTQNLADITRQADILVAAIGKPEFVTADMVKPGAIVVDVGINRLDLGEGKSTLVGDVDFAGVAPVASYLTPVPGGIGPMTVTLLLANTVASYRQRLGI
- a CDS encoding histidine kinase, translating into MSSSSELGNASSVPLQFLLFIDDRPNSQDSVQEIGQCLTNLLDGHSHDLQILQISKHPHLVEHFRLVATPSLIKLQPEPRQVLAGSNIIQQLQKWWPRWQQELAMDPNPEDTGQSPSCPREISSVGYSGELMKMSDELFLLKKDKEELLQQIQFKDQILAMLAHDLRSPLTAASIAVDTLELLQHKPIEEQKPALRSQLLYQARKQFKIMDRLIEDILQASKNLNSQFQVHGRPLAIADLCQEVLELYQAKFSKKNLTITYDIPKDLPNVFADEELIRQVIANLLDNAIKYTPAHGSITVGALHRTTQKVQVSITDNGPGIPNSKQETIFEGHFRLQRDEQTDGYGLGLSLCRKIIQAHYGQIWVDSRPKQGSSFHFTLPVYR
- a CDS encoding MlaD family protein, which gives rise to MTAGRNQRLSPVLLQSSIGLLILTALILLAFSTLWLKNIRFGSRSYRATVLFSDAAGMLVGTRVDYRGVRVGQVVSVTPQPEGVAVEVEISPTDRLISSRAEIQARQSGLIGETSINIIPSEVVLPQEVNYKPLDKDCNPEVIICNGSILMGQDALDVNALIRAMMRISDFFSEPEINNAIRSLATQTPEALKDISQFSNEAATLLREINQDGGVKNIRRTLASVDQTAQDLSVLSREATDTVRTLNQGGTIPEINRSLRSVGSAAEQIQAFLEVNNQRLGATLTSLQGTSDQLQISVKNLEPPLVQLLTQVNEQDTVGNLNQALADLKAVADNANELTGNLNQFADRLNDPQTIILLQQLLESARAATQNLEKITSDVDQLTGNPALREQLIRLIQGLSNLVSTTEHLTKQVQYAQQLNQLSDDLALVARAQELQTPRVIPAQPQKTVTKP
- a CDS encoding peroxiredoxin, whose product is MTEVLRVGQPAPDFTATAIVDQSFQTVKLSTYRGKYLVLFFYPLDFTFVCPTEIIAFSDRHSEFTALDTEVVGISVDSEFSHLAWIQTERKMGGIGNINYPLVSDLKKEISQAYNVLEPDAGIALRGLFIIDREGILQYATVNNLSFGRSVDETLRVLKAIRHVQSHPNEVCPVDWQEGDKTMIPDPEKAKTYFETVAEP